The following are encoded together in the Culex pipiens pallens isolate TS chromosome 1, TS_CPP_V2, whole genome shotgun sequence genome:
- the LOC120427412 gene encoding saccharopine dehydrogenase-like oxidoreductase, with the protein MSIARKLDVVIFGATGFTGKYTILEGVKILAGLRWGVAGRSRPKLEATLAEIGQKAGQDLSQTPIVLAELDNERSLVQMASECRVVVNCCGPYRLYGEPVLKACLEAGTHHVDVSGEPQFLEGMQLKYHEQAKEKGVYLISACGFDSIPADMGTVFLEQQFGEGVVNSVESYISSKVTGRRELGGIHYGTWASAVHAIANMREVGQIRRELFRTKLPEVEPKLKERPALHKSSGGKWSLPFMGADRSCVMRTQRFFYETEGKRPLQMRAYISFSGLVEVFAISFIGAIFWLLVKTTTGQNLLLNHPRLFSLGLVSHEGPSDEAAKNTHFAMHFEGRGWEEKLASPEEKYPYPPNKVIRTKVTGTNPGYGATCVALLLSARTILQEADKMPGSGGFLTPGAAFAKTNLIPELCKNGFTFEVVSKAKL; encoded by the exons ATGGGGCGTGGCCGGTCGCAGCCGGCCTAAGCTGGAAGCTACCCTGGCGGAAATTGGCCAAAAGGCCGGCCAAGATCTGTCCCAGACGCCGATCGTGCTGGCGGAACTGGACAACGAGCGGTCGCTGGTGCAGATGGCCAGCGAGTGCCGCGTCGTGGTCAACTGCTGTGGACCGTACCGGTTGTACGGGGAGCCGGTGCTGAAGGCTTGCCTCGAAGCCGGAACGCACCACGTGGACGTTAGCGGGGAGCCGCAGTTTTTGGAGGGCATGCAGCTCAAGTACCACGAGCAGGCCAAGGAAAAGGGCGTTTATCTGATTTCGGCCTGCGGGTTCGACAGCATTCCGGCGGACATGGGAACCGTTTTTCTGGAGCAGCAGTTTGGCGAGGGGGTGGTTAATTCGGTGGAGAGTTATATTTCCAGCAAGGTCACCGGAAGGCGGGAACTTGGGGGAATCCATTACGGGACGTGGGCTTCTGCGGTTCACGCCATAGCTAATATGCGCGAGGTTGGCCAGATTCGGCGGGAGCTGTTCCGAACGAAGCTGCCCGAGGTGGAACCGAAGCTGAAGGAGCGGCCGGCACTGCACAAGTCCAGCGGTGGCAAGTGGTCGCTGCCGTTCATGGGTGCCGATCGGTCCTGTGTGATGAGGACGCAGCGGTTCTTCTACGAAACGGAAGGCAAACGACCGCTCCAGATGAGGGCGTACATTTCGTTTAG TGGCCTCGTTGAGGTCTTTGCCATCTCGTTCATCGGGGCCATCTTCTGGCTGTTGGTGAAAACCACCACCGGCCAGAACCTGCTGCTGAACCATCCGCGCCTTTTCTCGCTCGGACTGGTGTCCCATGAGGGCCCGTCGGACGAGGCCGCTAAAAATACGCATTTCGCGATGCATTTCGAGGGACGCGGTTGGGAGGAAAAATTGGCCAGCCCGGAGGAAAAGTACCCGTATCCTCCGAACAAGGTCATCCGGACGAAGGTTACCGGAACGAATCCGGGGTACGGGGCCACCTGCGTGGCGTTGCTGCTGTCGGCGAGGACGATCCTGCAGGAGGCGGACAAGATGCCCGGAAG TGGTGGATTCCTTACGCCCGGAGCTGCCTTCGCCAAGACCAACCTCATTCCGGAGTTGTGCAAGAACGGGTTCACCTTTGAGGTGGTGTCCAAAGCCAAACTCTAA